One stretch of Arachis hypogaea cultivar Tifrunner chromosome 20, arahy.Tifrunner.gnm2.J5K5, whole genome shotgun sequence DNA includes these proteins:
- the LOC112786017 gene encoding AMP deaminase, with protein sequence MAAYRISIYGRKQSEWDQLASWIVNNDLYSENVIWLIQHPRLYNVYKEMGIVTSFQNMLNNIFIPPLRLLLILIHISASCFLKTGGWLDLVDDERKPERQPTKHMATPAQWTNVFNPVFSYYADYCYANLYTLNKIGLAMSPLSNNSLFLDYHRNPFPMFLRGLNVSLSTDDPLQIHLTKEPLVEEYMV encoded by the exons ATGGCTGCATATAGAATATCAATATATGGTAGGAAGCAAAGTGAATGGGACCAATTAGCTAGTTGGATAGTGAATAATGATCTGTACAGTGAGAATGTTATTTGGTtaattcag CATCCAAggttgtacaatgtgtacaaggAAATGGGAATTGTTACCTCATTCCAGAACATGCTTAACAATATCTTTATTCCTCCTTTGAGGTTACTGTTGATCCTGATTCACATCTCAGCTTCATGTTTTCTTAAAACAG GTGGTTGGTTGGATTTGGTGGATGATGAAAGGAAACCTGAAAGACAGCCAACAAAACACATGGCCACACCTGCCCAATGGACTAATGTATTCAACCCAGTATTTTCATACTATGCGGATTACTGTTATGCTAATCTTTACACCTTAAACAAG ATTGGACTGGCAATGTCTCCCCTGAGCAATAACTCCCTATTCTTAGATTACCACAGGAACCCTTTTCCAATGTTCTTACGAGGTTTGAATGTTTCACTTTCTACTGATGATCCGCTCCAAATTCATTTAACAAAGGAACCATTGGTTGAAGAGTACATggtttaa
- the LOC112782660 gene encoding serine/arginine-rich splicing factor SR34A isoform X2, translating into MSGRFSRTIYVGNLPSDIRESEIEDLFYKYGRIMDIELKIPPRPPCYCFVEFDNARDAEEAIRGRDGYNFDGCRLRVELAHGGRGPSSSDRRGYGGGGGGGGGGGGGRFGVSRHSEYRVIVRGLPSSASWQDLKDHMRKAGDVCFAEVSRDSEGTFGIVDYTNYDDMKYAIRKLDDTEFRNPWARAYIRVRKYEGSRSRSRSRSPSRSRSPKRDRRSLERSLSRSRSRSRSASPIKASRPRSRSRSASPHQVLSGSA; encoded by the exons ATGAGTGGTCGCTTTTCTCGCACAATTTATGTTGGTAATCTGCCCTCGGATATAAGAGAATCAGAAATAGAAGATTTATTCTACAAG TATGGCCGTATCATGGATATTGAATTGAAGATTCCACCCCGCCCTCCATGTTATTGCTTTGTTGAG TTTGACAATGCTCGAGATGCAGAAGAAGCAATTCGAGGTCGAGATGGGTACAACTTTGATGGTTGTCGTTTAAGG GTGGAGCTTGCCCATGGTGGTAGAGGGCCATCATCAAGTGATCGTCGTGGCTATGGTGGTGgaggtggcggtggtggtggtggtggtgggggcCGTTTTGGGGTATCACGCCATTCTGAATACCGAG TTATTGTTCGTGGACTTCCCTCTTCTGCATCCTGGCAAGATTTGAAG GATCATATGCGAAAAGCTGGTGATGTATGCTTTGCTGAGGTTTCCCGTGATAGCGAAG GGACTTTTGGCATTGTTGATTACACTAATTATGATGACATGAAATATGCT ATTCGGAAACTGGATGATACTGAGTTTAGAAACCCTTGGGCAAGAGCTTATATTCGG GTGAGGAAGTATGAGGGTAGTCGTTCAAGGAGCCGCAGCAGAAGCCCCAGCAGGAGTAGAAGTCCTAAGAGGGATAGAAG ATCATTGGAGCGATCTCTGTCTAGGTCACGTTCTAGATCCAGATCCGCATCCCCAATCAAGGCTTCAAG GCCAAGATCACGATCGCGGTCTGCATCACCACACCAG GTGCTATCAGGAAGTGCTTGA
- the LOC112782660 gene encoding serine/arginine-rich splicing factor SR34A isoform X1, translating into MSGRFSRTIYVGNLPSDIRESEIEDLFYKYGRIMDIELKIPPRPPCYCFVEFDNARDAEEAIRGRDGYNFDGCRLRVELAHGGRGPSSSDRRGYGGGGGGGGGGGGGRFGVSRHSEYRVIVRGLPSSASWQDLKDHMRKAGDVCFAEVSRDSEGTFGIVDYTNYDDMKYAIRKLDDTEFRNPWARAYIRVRKYEGSRSRSRSRSPSRSRSPKRDRSRSLERSLSRSRSRSRSASPIKASRPRSRSRSASPHQVLSGSA; encoded by the exons ATGAGTGGTCGCTTTTCTCGCACAATTTATGTTGGTAATCTGCCCTCGGATATAAGAGAATCAGAAATAGAAGATTTATTCTACAAG TATGGCCGTATCATGGATATTGAATTGAAGATTCCACCCCGCCCTCCATGTTATTGCTTTGTTGAG TTTGACAATGCTCGAGATGCAGAAGAAGCAATTCGAGGTCGAGATGGGTACAACTTTGATGGTTGTCGTTTAAGG GTGGAGCTTGCCCATGGTGGTAGAGGGCCATCATCAAGTGATCGTCGTGGCTATGGTGGTGgaggtggcggtggtggtggtggtggtgggggcCGTTTTGGGGTATCACGCCATTCTGAATACCGAG TTATTGTTCGTGGACTTCCCTCTTCTGCATCCTGGCAAGATTTGAAG GATCATATGCGAAAAGCTGGTGATGTATGCTTTGCTGAGGTTTCCCGTGATAGCGAAG GGACTTTTGGCATTGTTGATTACACTAATTATGATGACATGAAATATGCT ATTCGGAAACTGGATGATACTGAGTTTAGAAACCCTTGGGCAAGAGCTTATATTCGG GTGAGGAAGTATGAGGGTAGTCGTTCAAGGAGCCGCAGCAGAAGCCCCAGCAGGAGTAGAAGTCCTAAGAGGGATAGAAG TAGATCATTGGAGCGATCTCTGTCTAGGTCACGTTCTAGATCCAGATCCGCATCCCCAATCAAGGCTTCAAG GCCAAGATCACGATCGCGGTCTGCATCACCACACCAG GTGCTATCAGGAAGTGCTTGA
- the LOC140183113 gene encoding uncharacterized protein, which yields MTDFRLTRLNHPVRSGVQNIGRNIRSGLNANDIKELAYKLYSTNYDALSNIYLYFQQRIDATGKRGLSPLKKCTATIRMLAYGVAADAIDDYVHIDESTIIECLKKFVGGVILVFEDEYLRKPNSNDVRHLQQMAEGRGFPGMLGSIDCIHWQ from the exons ATGACCGATTTTCGGTTAACCCGGTTGAACCATCCGGTCCGGTCCGGTGTTCAGAACATTGGTCGAAACATAAGGAGTGGTTTGAATGCTAATGATATAAAGGAGTTGGCCTATAAACTTTATTCCACAAATTATG ATGCTCTCTCAAATATCTATCTGTATTTCCAACAGAGGATCGATGCAACTGGGAAAAGAGGCTTGTCACCACTCAAAAAATGTACTGCTACGATACGGATGTTAGCATATGGCGTAGCTGCTGATgccattgatgattatgtgcacATAGACGAGAGCACTATAATTGAATGCTTGAAAAAATTTGTTGGTGGTGTCATTTTGGTGTTCGAGGATGAATACTTGCGAAAACCAAATTCAAATGATGTACGACACCTGCAACAAATGGCGGAAGGTCGTGGCTTTCCTGGCATGTTGGGTAGCATTGACTGCATACATTGGCAATGA